The following DNA comes from Malania oleifera isolate guangnan ecotype guangnan chromosome 12, ASM2987363v1, whole genome shotgun sequence.
aaacccAGCTTGGCTAAACAACCCATAACTCCTACAAAACTTACGTCAGCTAACCAGACGCTATGCTCCAAAGTCTTTCTTGAAGACTAGGACTGATTTCCTGTAGCTTTTGAAAACAAGGTTGTAAGATtcgagtgagacacttctcagtaaggaggaagatattacatcagtgtgtgactgtatAGTTATATTCTTATTTGAAAACAATTACCTAGATTAcacattctcaatactgtaatgtATGTATAATACATATATAAGTCCCTGATAATGTAAAACccagcatcattacaagtgagagttcccgaatttagggtagggtacaggcccatacactgtacgatccctccacccggtactcaaacctatgACTCTGCCCCGTAAAAtgtttaaatcatgtatatgcacaTATCGAACACCGTCCAACTTGAagctatcataactatgccagtaactctTCGTGGCAAGGGTTGTACAATAAGAAAACACTGATCGAGCCCTATACGTATAGGCATCgtcaggcatcataacatactgcagtctaacttggccatcaccatcctgatcccttttgactagtggcccttcttaccaagcctactactaggtatccacactgaacaataactacgtgtggttgcactgtacctctgtTTTGACAACGGTACtgagcctacataatataagctttttaaggcttcatgtACTATTGAAACAAGTTGcagtcccaatatcatatatataatttacattaaaacataataacctgtacaattctagtattttcacaatctcgtTCATACATACTTTCAATCATACTGTGGTAAAAACCTTCTTGTAACCTCTTTGTTTTACCCTTTTTTCATACTTGGTACGGTATCTAACCAGCACCTATTTTCTACATTTAATGATAAccacttggaaccttagtccccatagttcatatacatacatctcaaattagtatagattcaattcatatcacacatcacacttatttgataaattatacatttcatataagctgcttcgtaaaatatcatttctactgctaagagtttcaagcatcttcTACTTTAGTTTTAATGCAAAAAAAAGTAGTATAataaatttggagatcatatgccaaaaccctccatttttccaaaaccataaaatcgtgaaaaccataagaatcggCATTTAGACCTGGTAAAACTttacaaataagcagtcaataggtacatataaacataagctacatattcTGTGGTTTGCtctttttaaaaatacttatgtcaacaaatccccttaccttttaacGCAAAAATCGAAACATAAGCTTGTTGATTCAAAACTACGACACgaaaacctcaaaacctaaaaatcgaagaacaatacatCAATATAATCCTATTTACTATATATCTATCGAATCAAAAATGaattcagatccttaccttgattttagggaaaatcctgaaaatcttcaaaacaacgatatgatccgctataactgtagagtttcCTTCCTTGATCCATGCAAAACTTTCGATTTTCGAAATGGATGACGAACAATGAAGAATcataaagaaaaagagagagaaagagagagattttgtTTTAGAGAGAGACAGATagattttgagttttcttaacccttaagcaaccaaaaatgatgtttatagagcctttgaccgagtcaaattcgTCAATGAAGTGGGGCCTTCATTGACTAACCAGCCAGGCTGTTCTTGGACGAAGCTCttcccttgtcgacgaaccccatccgaatattttctttggttcgctcggtatctcttcgtcgacgactctctgaatttcggcgacgaagaaCTGAAGGGACTTCATTGACAAACATACTGCCTTCGTTGACAAACCCTACTATTATTCCCTTTTTACCCCTTTGttatttatttcccttatttacgggttcgggtctctacacagaTTGAACATCACATGATCCTCTTCTCATGGCAAAGCTCCAATGGATATATTGTTGATGTTGGTGATAAAGATGAAGAAGacaaagaagatgatgatgaagaaggagatgaagaagaaggagaagatgaagatgataatgATGCAGATGTTGGAACTACATAACTTTCTTTTTATTTGAACACTTTATGGTTGTATAAACACAGCTTTATGtgtgttttttctttttggatttaTGGCTTATTGAGTTATGAATGATTATATCAtatgcttatggttgctcattgctttaatttttgtttttgtttcttgacatctatctctttttgattgatgttaaaaggggAAGAATTTTTAGTTTTCAAGAATGGTTCACTACAAATTGAATATTTGAGCGTGAATCTGAATtctaatataatatgatattactTAAGATATTGATACATGAGAAGGACATTGACATTCATTTTTGAAAGTGCATtcatgataaatatatatatatatatatatatatatatattacaaatattgttaaattAATGTTTATTGTTAGGGGAGCCTTCTTAAGGTTTACTtatttttgttccttatttgtcatcataaaaaatggggagattattgacctAACAAGacttaagaattttattttgataataacaaatcaagggaacttaacatgtttggttaagtgatgacatttcatataactcaagtatcaagatcaagtgacttAAGCATTCAAGAATAAGAGCTTGACAAAGTCTTTTGAAAGCTCgaactcaaagatagaagatcttatgaagctaaGAGACTATTGAAGCATGAAGTCAAGACAAGAATAAAGAAAGGAAGCAATGCATGAAGAATTAGTGAATAGAAGTGTCATAGTTGTTTAAAAGtttgatgtaagtacttcgcatATTTGAAATATAAGTGTTTGAAACTCTTTGGaacaattattgacttagagaccacattttgaaaaccctggaaaatactTTTTATGTCTCATTCAAGTTTTCAAAGTTGTAAGGTTGAAAagcaattttttttcaaaattgctAGTTTAGGCAGTTGATTTTGTAAGATCAGTTGACTGACATCTTTAACGGATAAAATTtcaaaagtttttggaaagtgGTAACTTCAAGCGTCTGACCATGTCTCATTAGTTGACTGACAATATTTATGCTAAGAAAATTGAGTAGACAGAATGGCATGAGGTGATTGAACTCTTAGGATCAGGTGACTAACCCTATTCTGCGTTTGAAATTTCACTGATTTATAAAAGCACAGGCAACTAACCCCGATAGTTCAGTCCACTGACCTtcgtttttttttaaattaaaacaatgaGGGAAAATTTCCTAAATTAATTGGTTGGACCTTAAACTTTGTCAAAAGTTGGGGAATATTGCAAGTAAACTTGGAGAATACGAAAAGTTGagtttttccatctataaatacatattaAACCCAAGGATTACATACACCAACAATTAGCAATACAGCAAACATTTTTCTACTCTCAAAAGCTCACTTGCTAAAATCCTTATTGAAGTACTTGCTGTGAATTTGATGATTAAAGTTCACAGCTTTTAGCTCTTCTAAATGAGATTTGTCTTATCACAAGAAACCTGGTGATATTTactttgagtttcatctctttatattgatatacTGCAGAAGTATATTGAATTTAGAtagtacaaatctgctctaactgagagtgtttACTTGTATGAACAGAAGTTGTTCTTTggttcttgttttcttgacgattcaggttattggatcgttgcctagcgaAAAAGgtattctcgttagagagggaactccacTTGAGAAGGATAGAagttgtaactttggcctaataaagaaagttggaatcctcacaacGGTTGCTTGAGATAAGGACATAGGCCTtgggccgaaccttgtaaatctGGTGTCTCTCTCATTttcctaaatctctttaaatttctgcaaATATTAATTGCGTAgatgttttaatatttacattGATTTTAAACAAGGAGTTTGCGATTGAATTAAAATAAACTTTGAAATTGTTAGTATTGTAAATTTAATTGATAACATTATATTTACATAACAATTGTTATCAAGTTGGGTGGTTAATAAAGAGTTGAGTTGTTGATTGTAAAAGCGTAATTAAAATCAACTCAAGATTTAAAAAGGGTTATAGTTttctaaagaaatttaaaaaacccaatttacccctcttTTCAAACCTTACTTCTCAATATGTGTGATGCATAGAACTATTTCCAATGTCTACCCTAACAAATAGTTCATGATTTGCAAGGCCAGCATGCATTTATACTAAAGCTGCATTGAAGATAGTGCTTAGttgcatttatttcaaaacttaaatttgaattcaaataaattaattggaaagaaaaatcaatacaattttatattatttttatttaaattcacataaattgaaatttaaaatctaaatttcATGCTCCCAATCACAAGTTAAAGAAATTCAAAGTCAATTCCCAATTGCTTATGCTAAAATGATTGTTTTTCATGTTAGCAAATTGTTTTCATGCAAATCTTGCAATACAAACACAATCTTATCCTAATAAGCACAAAATTGAACGTGTCATTTCATCATGCTATCAATACTAGACTATTAAGAGAATTCTCGCGCGGACTAGATAATGCGAGTACTAATTTGACTCAAAAGTTTAAGCATTTAAGTCATAGGCTATTATTAGTACATATAAGTCACTCTTATCAATAGAAACTTCTGAGAAGCTGCTAAACTTCCAACGGAAAAAAGGTGCATCTCCTCTAACTCCGAAATTCCAAGTTGAGAACTCCCCCAAATATTTTATATTCAGACAGTAATGTGATGCTCTTGACCTTTTGTCTTGTCCGTAGCAACAAAGCTCTGGGCTCCAATTAGTCATAATCTGCCCTAAGAAAGCAAAACCAAGCTCAGCCTAAGTAGGCAACAAGCGACCCACTGAACTATAATAATGGTGATTCCCCACACCTTTAGGTTACAAgtcatttttggtatttttggagctgctgatatatttatatatttaacattATGGACCAGTCCCATCCGTGTAGTAGTTCATTAAGCACATTCTTTTGTTCCCATCATTCATTCCCTCCCTTGTCAAACACTTAAACCAACAAACACCGGCACCAACCCTGCTTCGTTCCTCTCTTTCTGTCTTTCGTTCTGCCTCTGACCTTCCACTTAAAGAAAAGGCAATACAACAATCATTGTAAAGGATTTGAGGTTACAGCTGATCAAGTGGGTATTATATAGCTGGCTGTTTAGCTATGCTAGGTTGTTAAAATACACCCTAGCTCCccttcaatttctttttttttcttatttgaccCAAGCTTCAAGTTTCCTCTTTGCTCTAATGAATATTTTCTTCTATGCATATGAGCAGATCTATGAGTAATATTAAAGCAAATCTATGAACAGGATCAGCAGCTTTGTTTGAGCAAAGACGGGGGATCAAAGAGCTACCTAGCCTAGATCTGCACAAATGAGTACAGCCAGATTTATCAAGTGTGTCACCGTGGGGGATGGGGCTGTGGGAAAAACATGCATGCTCATTTCCTACACTAGCAACACCTTTCCCACGGTATAAGTTTAACACATACACACACTTGCATATATtcatactatataataatatatactaAATCTAATTTCTGTGATATTTTATATACCGATATGATGTTGTTTtccactgttttttttttttttttcttgtggaTAGGATTATGTTCCAACTGTCTTCGACAATTTCAGTGCCAATGTGGTGGTGGATGGTAGTACTGTGAATCTTGGCCTGTGGGATACTGCAGGTAAGCCCTCTAGCTCATAGCTATTCCATTGctgttttcatgaattaaatgaacTTTCGGCTAGCCATACATAATTATAAATGAGCTTAGTTTGAGTTGAGAGATTTGAGTATAATGGGGACAGGACAGGAAGATTACAACAGGCTGAGGCCTCTAAGTTACAGAGGGGCAGATGTGTTCTTGCTGGTGTTTTCTCTCATCAGCAAGGCCAGTTTTGAGAATATCTACAAAAAGGTTAATATACATATTCCCTTGCAGCTAGCCCACCTCTCTGATCG
Coding sequences within:
- the LOC131144437 gene encoding rac-like GTP-binding protein RAC13, coding for MSTARFIKCVTVGDGAVGKTCMLISYTSNTFPTDYVPTVFDNFSANVVVDGSTVNLGLWDTAGQEDYNRLRPLSYRGADVFLLVFSLISKASFENIYKKWIPELRHYAPNVPIVLVGTKLDLRADRQFLLEHPGASPVSTSEGEELRKMIGASTYIECSSKTQQNVKVVFDAAIKAVLRPSKPKKKPQKPKPCTLL